A genomic window from Thioalkalivibrio sp. ALJ12 includes:
- a CDS encoding ABC transporter ATP-binding protein, with the protein MSAQPLVQMRDVHRRYRVGPSDVHVLRGVDLDIQRGELVSLMGGSGSGKSTLMHIAGLLERPSAGDYHFDGHDVSRMSADDLARYRNHQIGFVFQTFHLLPRLTAVDNVGLPLMYQDVGKREMRRRARAILERVGMGDRGDHRPNELSGGQRQRVAIARALVGSPSVVLADEPTGALDSRVGQEIMDLFLELNSEGVTLIIITHDTDVARQCRRQLVIRDGVVDEDGA; encoded by the coding sequence GTGAGCGCTCAGCCCCTGGTGCAGATGCGGGATGTACACCGTCGCTACCGCGTCGGGCCATCCGATGTTCACGTCCTGCGCGGGGTCGACCTGGACATCCAGCGTGGCGAGCTGGTGTCGCTGATGGGCGGGTCCGGTTCCGGCAAGTCCACGTTGATGCACATTGCCGGGCTGCTGGAACGCCCGTCGGCCGGTGACTACCACTTCGACGGCCACGATGTCTCCCGGATGAGCGCCGACGACCTCGCCCGCTATCGCAATCACCAGATCGGCTTCGTGTTCCAGACCTTTCACCTGTTGCCACGCCTGACTGCGGTCGACAACGTCGGCTTGCCGCTGATGTATCAGGATGTCGGCAAGCGCGAGATGCGACGTCGTGCCCGCGCCATCCTTGAGCGAGTCGGCATGGGAGATCGCGGCGATCACCGGCCGAACGAGCTCTCCGGCGGTCAGCGTCAGCGCGTGGCGATTGCACGCGCCCTGGTGGGCAGCCCCTCGGTGGTGCTGGCCGACGAACCGACCGGGGCGCTGGATTCCCGCGTGGGGCAGGAGATCATGGATCTGTTCCTCGAGCTGAATTCCGAGGGTGTCACGCTGATCATCATCACTCACGATACTGATGTCGCGCGGCAGTGCCGGCGTCAGTTGGTCATCCGCGACGGGGTGGTCGACGAGGATGGCGCATGA
- a CDS encoding ABC transporter permease: MLLGEALRNIAATKQRSLLALLGIVIGTASVIAMLNVGTIMQNAMLEQFRAMGTNVVNIRERFQREEDGQAVSLTPELAFDLGRETDGLQRVAPFSTGSAQLQMGADNHNLRLTGATESLRDLLRVRLAQGRWISDIDGVSLQGVFGAEVAQRYAREAGSPLEVGERVRIGAYYVTVAGILEPYPRGGGVSPVSPNSTVFLPLEALQRFEPDGDLDGILARVHNEVDHSALGQQIIGWFSDRVPGLRVEVNSAEQLLENMEAQSRMFTVMLGAIGSIALIVGGVGIMNIMLVSVTERRREIGIRLAIGARNADIRRQFLVEAVLLCLLGGVLGAVLGTGVAYGFAHFTGNAFVAAPVAVALGVSVSTLTGVAFGYYPALQASRLDPIIALRSE, encoded by the coding sequence GTGCTGCTGGGCGAGGCCCTGCGCAACATCGCCGCGACCAAGCAGCGATCGCTGCTGGCCCTGCTGGGGATCGTGATCGGCACGGCCTCGGTGATCGCGATGCTGAATGTCGGCACGATCATGCAGAACGCGATGCTGGAGCAGTTTCGTGCCATGGGCACGAATGTGGTCAATATCCGCGAGCGCTTTCAGCGCGAAGAGGATGGCCAAGCGGTATCGCTGACTCCGGAGCTGGCGTTTGATCTGGGGCGCGAGACCGATGGCCTGCAGCGCGTGGCGCCGTTCAGTACCGGTAGCGCCCAGCTGCAAATGGGCGCGGACAATCACAACCTGCGCCTGACGGGCGCGACCGAATCGCTGCGCGACCTGCTGCGGGTGCGCCTCGCCCAGGGGCGCTGGATCTCGGATATCGATGGCGTCAGCCTGCAGGGGGTGTTCGGCGCCGAGGTGGCGCAGCGCTATGCGCGCGAGGCCGGGAGTCCGCTGGAGGTGGGCGAGCGGGTCCGTATCGGGGCGTACTATGTGACCGTCGCGGGGATCCTCGAACCCTACCCGCGGGGCGGGGGTGTCAGCCCGGTGTCACCGAACAGCACGGTGTTTCTGCCGCTGGAGGCCCTGCAGCGATTCGAGCCAGACGGGGACCTGGACGGCATCCTTGCACGGGTGCACAACGAGGTCGATCACAGTGCCCTGGGGCAGCAGATCATCGGGTGGTTTTCCGATCGTGTCCCGGGCTTGCGGGTCGAGGTCAACAGCGCCGAGCAACTGCTGGAGAACATGGAGGCGCAAAGCCGCATGTTTACCGTCATGCTCGGTGCGATCGGCAGCATCGCCCTGATCGTCGGAGGGGTGGGCATCATGAACATCATGCTGGTGTCGGTGACCGAGCGCCGTCGCGAGATCGGAATCCGTCTGGCCATCGGGGCACGCAATGCCGACATCCGCCGGCAGTTTCTGGTCGAGGCCGTGCTGCTGTGTCTGCTGGGCGGCGTGCTCGGCGCCGTGCTGGGCACCGGCGTGGCATACGGCTTCGCACACTTCACCGGCAATGCCTTTGTGGCGGCACCCGTGGCGGTCGCGCTGGGCGTCTCCGTGTCGACCCTGACCGGGGTGGCCTTCGGCTACTACCCCGCGTTGCAGGCCTCGCGGCTGGATCCGATCATCGCGTTGCGCAGCGAGTAG
- a CDS encoding TolC family protein — MRLLKHPVFFGGLLFLATGAGASSLPAESGNGVAGPAPVVGSGDQSADGPLRLTLRDALQLAIARNASLRSAYLGRVLDRANLDLAERTFQPRSSVSLEAREDRSAGLNGTRTRTASVAPGASMALPTGAQASLNWRVERVLQSSAPDGTEDSTSEVTLDIRQPLLRGGGLEIGRAPVERAHLNEERNVLVLESQVTSTLAQVIQSYRTLILENQRVELAELALERSRQNLETRSELVDRGRLSAADLAPARESLARQELQREQTLERRDQAELELVRLIGLEPGTTVEPEDTIDIRSVQALHSDAPSPDQALDIAMEQRPELRQSLVTQQLAALDRTLAEDANRWQLDLSASVEVRGDAPSTTRAIEQGFEESPGHTVGLQLSIPWGDRPARQQRLGTARVEQRQARLSTKELRTSIRIEVQRNLNALESRWDQLRLAEQSLELARQAVAVEQEKLGVGRSSGFEVESVERDLREAEQSLLDAAINYQNARTDLDRVMGVVLERWELAIPQPTS; from the coding sequence ATGCGCCTGCTCAAGCACCCTGTATTCTTCGGCGGCCTGCTGTTCCTGGCTACGGGCGCCGGGGCGAGCAGCCTGCCTGCGGAATCCGGCAACGGCGTCGCGGGGCCCGCCCCGGTAGTCGGCTCCGGCGATCAGTCGGCGGACGGGCCACTGAGGCTCACGCTGCGCGATGCACTGCAACTGGCCATCGCTCGCAATGCGTCGCTGCGCAGCGCGTATCTAGGCCGCGTGCTCGATCGGGCCAACCTGGATCTGGCCGAACGCACGTTCCAGCCCCGCAGCTCGGTATCGCTCGAGGCGCGGGAAGACCGCTCGGCCGGCTTGAACGGCACACGCACGCGGACCGCCAGCGTGGCTCCGGGAGCCAGCATGGCGCTCCCAACAGGCGCACAGGCCAGCCTGAACTGGCGAGTGGAGCGGGTGCTGCAATCCAGCGCACCCGATGGGACGGAGGACAGCACGTCTGAGGTCACGCTGGACATCAGGCAACCGCTACTGCGCGGCGGCGGGCTGGAGATTGGGCGGGCCCCCGTCGAGCGGGCACACCTGAATGAAGAACGGAACGTGCTGGTCCTGGAGTCGCAGGTCACCAGCACCCTCGCCCAGGTGATCCAGTCCTATCGCACGCTGATTCTGGAGAACCAGCGTGTGGAGCTGGCCGAACTGGCCCTGGAGCGCAGTCGCCAGAACCTCGAAACCCGCAGCGAACTGGTGGACCGCGGTCGGCTTTCCGCGGCGGACCTGGCGCCCGCGCGCGAGAGCCTGGCGCGCCAGGAACTGCAACGCGAGCAGACCCTTGAGCGCCGAGACCAGGCCGAGCTGGAACTGGTACGCCTGATCGGACTGGAACCGGGGACGACGGTCGAGCCGGAAGACACCATCGATATCCGCTCCGTACAGGCGCTCCATTCTGACGCACCCAGCCCGGACCAGGCGCTGGATATAGCCATGGAGCAGCGCCCGGAGCTGCGCCAGTCGCTGGTCACCCAGCAACTGGCCGCGCTCGATCGAACGCTGGCCGAGGATGCCAACCGCTGGCAACTGGACCTGTCCGCCTCGGTCGAGGTCAGGGGCGATGCCCCTTCCACCACGCGCGCGATCGAGCAGGGCTTCGAGGAATCGCCCGGCCATACGGTAGGCCTGCAACTCAGCATCCCCTGGGGCGACCGCCCCGCTCGCCAGCAGCGCCTGGGTACGGCGCGTGTAGAGCAGCGCCAGGCGCGCCTGAGCACTAAAGAGCTGCGAACCTCCATCCGCATCGAGGTGCAGCGCAACCTGAACGCCCTCGAGAGTCGCTGGGATCAGTTGCGCCTGGCGGAGCAATCGCTGGAGCTTGCGCGCCAGGCCGTGGCCGTCGAACAGGAAAAACTCGGCGTGGGGCGATCCTCGGGCTTCGAGGTGGAAAGCGTAGAGCGCGATCTTCGCGAAGCGGAACAATCCCTGCTGGATGCCGCCATCAACTACCAGAATGCCCGAACCGACTTGGATCGCGTCATGGGTGTCGTGCTCGAGCGCTGGGAACTGGCGATCCCTCAGCCGACGAGCTGA
- the lnt gene encoding apolipoprotein N-acyltransferase produces the protein MLAGSAILFHLSFAEGPLPGVFTLFSISLLGLALQGLRPGAAAAAALLAGLGYWLPSVGWVVPGMEAWLDLPWAVGGLTVLGIALFQALPYAAFAATASLLALRLERPAQTLLAAGLLTVILSFSPQILPGHFGYALLAHPRLAQVVDVGGIPLLLFFATALGFLAAGILTGLHRRTLAPAAPLLLVLLLAALLAYGSFRLDALDQAAPEHSSRLGLVQPNIPVHARRDDMPAADRDNDIETAIEMTRRLHASNPDLDLVIWPEAAITMQAAPESWGHRALVDLTDEIGVPILVNGTEHRRHGDHVVHNVALLFEPDSGLSGTYRKRKLVPFGEYLPFEKQLPWLRAQLPQASRFSPGSMAGPLAGPDGIPLAPAICFESLFADLVRENLAGQAGLIVNISNHAWFGSPRATDTHRAIARARSLENRSPLIMLHNTGGGAVFDAAGRVVPGSETPHWESTTRSIDVHTVADRPFYQRHGDRVLQGLAVLVILAGFYRGWRRFARPTRCATR, from the coding sequence TTGCTGGCGGGCTCCGCGATCCTCTTTCACCTGAGTTTTGCCGAAGGGCCGCTCCCCGGGGTCTTCACTCTGTTCTCCATCAGCCTGCTGGGGCTCGCGCTGCAGGGGCTTAGGCCGGGGGCGGCCGCCGCGGCCGCGCTGCTCGCCGGCCTGGGCTACTGGTTGCCATCGGTGGGATGGGTGGTACCGGGCATGGAGGCATGGCTGGACCTTCCGTGGGCAGTGGGCGGCCTGACCGTGCTCGGGATCGCGCTGTTCCAGGCGCTCCCGTATGCCGCGTTCGCCGCGACGGCCTCGCTCCTGGCGCTGCGCCTGGAGCGACCCGCTCAGACCCTGCTTGCGGCGGGTCTGCTGACCGTCATCCTGTCATTCTCGCCGCAGATCCTTCCCGGTCATTTCGGCTATGCCCTGCTCGCCCATCCACGCCTCGCTCAAGTGGTCGATGTCGGCGGCATCCCGCTACTGCTGTTTTTTGCGACTGCGCTCGGCTTTCTCGCCGCCGGCATCCTGACCGGGCTGCACCGTCGTACGCTCGCGCCGGCTGCACCGCTGCTGCTGGTGCTACTGCTCGCCGCCCTGCTCGCATACGGAAGCTTTCGCCTGGACGCGCTGGACCAGGCCGCGCCGGAGCACAGCTCGCGCCTGGGGCTGGTCCAGCCCAATATCCCGGTCCATGCGCGGCGCGACGACATGCCAGCGGCCGACCGCGACAACGACATCGAGACCGCGATCGAGATGACTCGACGGCTGCATGCGTCCAACCCCGACCTGGATCTGGTGATCTGGCCCGAGGCCGCGATCACGATGCAGGCGGCGCCGGAATCCTGGGGTCATCGCGCGCTCGTCGATCTCACCGACGAGATCGGGGTGCCCATACTGGTCAACGGGACCGAGCATCGCCGCCACGGGGATCATGTCGTTCACAACGTCGCCCTGCTGTTCGAGCCCGACTCTGGCCTGTCCGGGACCTACCGCAAGCGCAAGCTCGTGCCATTCGGGGAATACCTGCCTTTTGAAAAGCAGCTCCCCTGGCTGCGCGCGCAGCTCCCGCAGGCCTCGCGCTTCAGCCCGGGATCGATGGCAGGGCCGCTGGCGGGCCCCGATGGCATACCCCTCGCTCCGGCGATCTGTTTCGAGAGCCTGTTCGCTGATCTGGTGCGGGAGAATCTGGCCGGGCAGGCCGGCCTGATCGTGAACATCAGCAATCACGCCTGGTTCGGCTCCCCACGCGCGACCGATACCCATCGGGCCATCGCCCGGGCACGCAGCCTGGAAAACCGCAGCCCGTTGATCATGCTGCACAACACCGGGGGTGGTGCCGTGTTCGATGCCGCCGGCCGGGTCGTACCCGGAAGCGAGACCCCGCATTGGGAAAGCACGACCCGAAGCATCGATGTACACACCGTAGCGGACCGGCCGTTCTATCAGCGCCATGGCGATCGCGTCCTGCAGGGCCTGGCCGTGCTGGTGATACTAGCTGGGTTCTACCGGGGATGGCGGCGGTTTGCGCGGCCTACTCGCTGCGCAACGCGATGA
- a CDS encoding HlyD family efflux transporter periplasmic adaptor subunit has product MSQQEPVSQHILDAMADGVLVVDAAGMIRTLNPAAARILSLSPESTLGRSLAEVFLGESGYGEFVDVLLEAIYSGEMVPDRVVAVELGGETRSLKLTTSYLDEGAAGGERAVLAVFTDVTDLEAARRSEHALAEELRSKHRELQDAYVQVESSNEALQHVFRRTHRLRLAATVAVIGVFALAAYWAMPSLSLPDFGETTASRAAPDVVDPGVFEVQARSLESTTGFSGRFRPGDVITLVAPFESTVLSRHVEYGERVSEGDVLLELDPTEVRIRYRRARSDLADAEAEVESLEDWEQSRDMASARRSLRQAERSLNNDRRELDDVEHLFERGIVPERELRAAEDRVQEAEVRVEAAREDMAETQRRGGTRQLERARAEAENARAEYEQVRAQMEGKRVIAPVDGIVLAPIDDEQDGDRRVESGSRVNSGEALLAVGDLSSMEIEGSVDELDIHDVRVGQSARVRIARGGGEEFPARVSYVSSQAQESSGRGLPVFRLITRIDDLDAEALERIRVGMSASVDVVTQEEPDAVVIPHAFVERDGDEYWVWRQRDDGEPERIAVELGNSRFDGVQVSAGLEAGDRLIAPPGGGS; this is encoded by the coding sequence ATGAGTCAACAGGAACCGGTCAGTCAGCACATCCTCGATGCGATGGCCGATGGCGTCCTGGTCGTGGACGCCGCCGGGATGATTCGAACGCTCAATCCGGCTGCGGCCCGCATCCTCTCGTTGTCGCCGGAGTCCACCCTGGGGCGCAGTCTGGCCGAGGTCTTCCTCGGCGAATCCGGCTATGGCGAGTTCGTGGATGTATTGCTGGAGGCCATCTACTCCGGCGAGATGGTGCCCGATCGTGTGGTGGCGGTTGAACTGGGCGGCGAGACCCGTTCCCTCAAGCTGACCACGTCCTACCTCGACGAGGGGGCGGCCGGCGGGGAGCGGGCGGTCCTGGCCGTATTCACGGATGTCACCGATCTCGAGGCCGCCCGGCGCAGCGAACACGCACTGGCCGAGGAGCTGCGCAGCAAGCACCGCGAGTTGCAGGATGCCTATGTGCAGGTCGAGTCCAGCAACGAAGCCCTGCAGCATGTCTTTCGGCGCACTCACCGTCTGCGTCTGGCCGCCACCGTCGCCGTGATCGGCGTGTTTGCCCTGGCCGCGTACTGGGCCATGCCCAGCCTCTCACTACCGGACTTTGGCGAGACCACGGCTTCGCGCGCTGCGCCGGATGTTGTGGATCCGGGTGTGTTCGAGGTGCAGGCGCGTTCGCTCGAATCCACGACAGGCTTTTCCGGGCGCTTCCGGCCGGGCGATGTAATTACGCTGGTCGCCCCGTTCGAATCCACCGTCCTGTCGCGCCATGTGGAGTATGGCGAACGCGTATCCGAAGGCGACGTACTGCTGGAGCTGGACCCCACCGAGGTCCGCATTCGTTACCGCCGCGCTCGCAGCGATCTGGCGGATGCCGAGGCCGAGGTGGAATCGCTGGAAGACTGGGAGCAGAGCCGGGACATGGCTTCCGCCCGGCGCAGCCTGCGCCAGGCGGAGCGCTCGCTCAACAATGACCGTCGCGAGCTGGATGACGTCGAGCATCTCTTCGAGCGTGGCATCGTGCCGGAACGCGAGCTGCGCGCGGCCGAGGACCGAGTGCAGGAGGCCGAAGTGCGCGTCGAAGCGGCGCGCGAGGACATGGCCGAGACCCAGCGCCGCGGCGGTACGCGCCAGCTCGAGCGCGCGCGCGCCGAGGCCGAGAACGCGCGTGCTGAATACGAGCAGGTGCGCGCTCAGATGGAGGGCAAGCGGGTCATCGCGCCGGTGGACGGTATCGTGCTGGCCCCGATCGACGACGAACAGGACGGCGATCGCCGGGTCGAGTCCGGGTCGCGGGTGAACAGCGGCGAGGCCCTGCTGGCGGTGGGCGACCTGTCGTCGATGGAGATCGAGGGCAGTGTGGACGAGCTGGATATCCACGACGTGCGCGTTGGTCAGTCCGCTCGTGTGCGGATTGCACGCGGGGGCGGCGAGGAGTTTCCGGCCCGAGTGTCGTATGTCTCCTCGCAGGCACAGGAGTCGAGTGGGCGTGGCTTGCCGGTGTTTCGCCTGATCACCCGCATCGACGATCTGGACGCCGAGGCGCTGGAGCGGATTCGCGTCGGGATGTCGGCCTCGGTGGATGTGGTCACCCAGGAGGAACCCGATGCGGTTGTCATCCCGCACGCCTTTGTCGAGCGCGACGGCGACGAGTACTGGGTATGGCGCCAGCGCGACGATGGCGAGCCGGAACGGATCGCGGTCGAGCTGGGAAATTCGCGGTTTGACGGCGTACAGGTCAGTGCAGGGCTGGAGGCCGGGGATCGGTTGATCGCGCCGCCCGGTGGCGGGTCGTGA
- a CDS encoding TolC family protein, whose translation MFLLSPLLLLGPAVEAVAGTDAFEQQAMEYAPAPLAGSTIELGLAEAVALSLRRNTQLQSAYLDRVVDQLNLAVAEAQFRPQGTIDLSAQQSRSPGDDAETQRSSTLSPTLEAELPTGGRIGFSWNLAQSHGETGLAAASSRVSNLSLDLSQPLLRGGGLAVGRAPLEIARIQEAISALSLEEQVVTVIESVINAYRSLLQEQRRLEIARLSLERTEDQLERNRAMVERGRMARNELVQTEASLANQRFNVSQSEETLEQAELELLRLLNLGRDTRLRLLDTIDLDELDTLRVDAPAVDEALDIALQNRPDYLRLRLGRAIEDVNRMLAQNNHLWRLDLVASLGAGGEGDSARSALEATFDERPGYSAGLQMEVPLFDPERPVRLLESEIRLQQAHIQFAERETELRLEVERALNDLDSRWRQIGFARQSLELARESLEIEREKLSVGRSTSFQVNAIERSLREAEQSLLNAVVAYLNAQSVLDRVLGTTLDTWGLALPEAGVMP comes from the coding sequence TTGTTCCTGCTCAGCCCTTTGCTGTTGTTGGGCCCGGCTGTCGAGGCCGTAGCGGGCACCGATGCCTTCGAACAACAGGCGATGGAATATGCCCCGGCCCCGCTCGCGGGCAGCACCATCGAGCTTGGGCTTGCGGAGGCCGTGGCGTTGTCTCTGCGCCGGAATACGCAGCTGCAAAGCGCCTATCTCGACCGGGTCGTGGATCAGCTCAACCTGGCCGTGGCGGAGGCGCAGTTCCGGCCGCAGGGCACGATTGACCTGTCGGCGCAGCAGAGCCGATCGCCCGGCGACGATGCCGAGACGCAGCGAAGCTCGACCCTGTCACCCACCCTGGAGGCGGAACTGCCGACCGGCGGCCGGATCGGCTTTAGCTGGAACCTGGCCCAGTCGCATGGCGAAACCGGGCTGGCCGCAGCCAGCTCGCGAGTCTCCAACCTGTCGCTGGATCTCTCGCAGCCGCTGCTGCGCGGAGGCGGGCTGGCGGTTGGGCGTGCGCCACTCGAGATTGCGCGTATCCAGGAAGCGATCAGTGCGTTGAGCCTTGAAGAACAGGTTGTCACGGTGATCGAGAGCGTGATCAACGCGTACCGTTCGCTGCTGCAGGAGCAGCGGCGCCTGGAGATCGCCCGTTTGTCACTGGAGCGCACCGAGGATCAGCTGGAACGCAATCGGGCCATGGTGGAGCGCGGGCGCATGGCGCGCAATGAACTGGTACAGACCGAGGCCAGTCTGGCCAATCAGCGTTTCAATGTGAGCCAGTCCGAGGAGACTCTGGAACAGGCCGAGCTGGAGCTGCTGCGTCTGCTGAACCTCGGGCGCGACACGCGGCTGCGGCTCCTGGACACCATCGACCTCGATGAGCTGGATACCCTGCGCGTGGACGCCCCGGCGGTCGATGAAGCGCTGGATATCGCACTGCAGAATCGCCCTGACTACCTGCGCCTGCGCCTCGGGCGCGCCATCGAGGACGTCAACCGCATGCTGGCGCAGAACAATCATCTCTGGCGGCTGGACCTGGTCGCCAGTCTTGGTGCCGGTGGCGAGGGGGATTCCGCGCGCAGCGCTCTTGAGGCCACCTTTGACGAGCGTCCCGGCTACAGCGCCGGGCTGCAGATGGAGGTCCCGCTGTTCGATCCGGAGCGGCCGGTGCGCTTGCTGGAATCGGAGATCCGCCTGCAGCAGGCGCATATCCAGTTTGCCGAACGCGAGACCGAACTGCGTCTGGAGGTTGAGCGCGCGCTCAACGACCTTGATAGCCGCTGGCGCCAGATCGGCTTTGCCCGGCAATCGCTGGAGCTGGCCCGCGAGAGCCTCGAGATCGAGCGCGAAAAGCTGTCGGTGGGGCGCAGCACCTCGTTTCAGGTCAATGCCATCGAACGCAGCCTGCGGGAGGCGGAGCAGTCGTTGCTCAATGCGGTTGTGGCGTATTTGAATGCCCAGAGTGTGCTGGATCGTGTGCTGGGCACCACGCTGGACACCTGGGGCCTGGCACTCCCCGAAGCCGGAGTCATGCCATGA